One Pyrus communis chromosome 4, drPyrComm1.1, whole genome shotgun sequence genomic region harbors:
- the LOC137731405 gene encoding rRNA-processing protein EFG1-like isoform X1 produces MAHGGYSKRRVNPAGRRSKSALGPEKKPKSVTLKNQIRSIERMLRKNLPAEVREAQEKKLEGFKKQQEIHSRLAVERKIFMRDRKIKFFERRKIERRVRRLEKLQRASSGQAQDAEVSVNLSKLKEDLEYVRFFPKTEKYVSLFTGGEDTDVIDKRNKLRKQIKANIVAAAASGKDLEETGSEDDGLLDMSEDDFFLNGSSSDEADADDEWTDKSTKEPVSSASGKATSGMSSDERNQRQISARALMPPPRPSSNSRPSSVRAQSRFGPSSSKNSSKSIAEMATSSDTSNSRSGTSFNTSNSNTSSGRSGTSFKARGSSNSTAGQSSNLSSNSDAHKPRRKRRPKKKKQQG; encoded by the exons ATGGCTCACGGTGGCTACAGCAAGCGGCGGGTGAACCCCGCCGGACGTCGGTCCAAGTCGGCCTTGGGCCCGGAGAAGAAGCCCAAGTCCGTCACCCTCAAAAACCAGATTCGCTCCATCGAGCGCATGCTCCGTAAG AATCTACCAGCTGAAGTTAGGGAGGCTCAGGAAAAGAAGTTGGAAGGATTCAAGAAACAACAGGAGATTCATTCCCGTCTCGCTGTGGAACGCAAAATATTTATGCGTGACAGGAAGATAAAGTTTTTTG AAAGAAGAAAGATAGAGAGAAGAGTAAGACGCCTGGAGAAACTCCAACGTGCTTCATCGGGTCAGGCACAAGACGCAGAGGTTTCTGTGAACCTTTCGAAATTGAAAGAAGATCTTGAATATGTTAGG TTCTTTCCCAAGACCGAAAAGTATGTCTCTCTATTTACTGGAGGTGAAGATACAGATGTGATTGATAAGAGAAATAAGTTGCGAAAGCAGATTAAGGCAAATATAGTTGCTGCAGCAGCTAGCGGAAAGGATTTGGAAG AAACAGGGAGTGAGGATGATGGGCTTCTGGATATGAGCGAAGATGATTTCTTCCTAAATGGGAGTTCTAGTGATGAAGCAGATGCAGATGATGAATGGACAGATAAGAGTACAAA GGAACCGGTGTCCAGTGCTTCAGGAAAAGCAACTTCTGGCATGTCCAGTGATGAGAGAAATCAG CGACAGATTTCTGCTAGAGCTTTGATGCCTCCTCCCCGGCCGTCCAGCAATTCTCGCCCAAGTTCTGTTCGTGCTCAGTCAAGGTTTGGTCCTTCATCAAGCAAAAATTCCTCAAAAAGCATTGCTGAAATGGCCACATCAAGCGATACATCAAATAGCAGAAGTGGAACTTCCTTCAATACATCAAATAGCAATACATCAAGTGGCAGAAGTGGAACTTCGTTTAAAGCTAGGGGATCCTCTAATTCAACTGCGGGTCAAAGTAGTAATTTGAGCTCCAACTCTGACGCTCATAAACCCCGTAGAAAGAGGAggccaaagaagaaaaagcagCAG GGATGA
- the LOC137731405 gene encoding rRNA-processing protein EFG1-like isoform X2 yields the protein MAHGGYSKRRVNPAGRRSKSALGPEKKPKSVTLKNQIRSIERMLRKNLPAEVREAQEKKLEGFKKQQEIHSRLAVERKIFMRDRKIKFFERRKIERRVRRLEKLQRASSGQAQDAEVSVNLSKLKEDLEYVRFFPKTEKYVSLFTGGEDTDVIDKRNKLRKQIKANIVAAAASGKDLEETGSEDDGLLDMSEDDFFLNGSSSDEADADDEWTDKSTKEPVSSASGKATSGMSSDERNQISARALMPPPRPSSNSRPSSVRAQSRFGPSSSKNSSKSIAEMATSSDTSNSRSGTSFNTSNSNTSSGRSGTSFKARGSSNSTAGQSSNLSSNSDAHKPRRKRRPKKKKQQG from the exons ATGGCTCACGGTGGCTACAGCAAGCGGCGGGTGAACCCCGCCGGACGTCGGTCCAAGTCGGCCTTGGGCCCGGAGAAGAAGCCCAAGTCCGTCACCCTCAAAAACCAGATTCGCTCCATCGAGCGCATGCTCCGTAAG AATCTACCAGCTGAAGTTAGGGAGGCTCAGGAAAAGAAGTTGGAAGGATTCAAGAAACAACAGGAGATTCATTCCCGTCTCGCTGTGGAACGCAAAATATTTATGCGTGACAGGAAGATAAAGTTTTTTG AAAGAAGAAAGATAGAGAGAAGAGTAAGACGCCTGGAGAAACTCCAACGTGCTTCATCGGGTCAGGCACAAGACGCAGAGGTTTCTGTGAACCTTTCGAAATTGAAAGAAGATCTTGAATATGTTAGG TTCTTTCCCAAGACCGAAAAGTATGTCTCTCTATTTACTGGAGGTGAAGATACAGATGTGATTGATAAGAGAAATAAGTTGCGAAAGCAGATTAAGGCAAATATAGTTGCTGCAGCAGCTAGCGGAAAGGATTTGGAAG AAACAGGGAGTGAGGATGATGGGCTTCTGGATATGAGCGAAGATGATTTCTTCCTAAATGGGAGTTCTAGTGATGAAGCAGATGCAGATGATGAATGGACAGATAAGAGTACAAA GGAACCGGTGTCCAGTGCTTCAGGAAAAGCAACTTCTGGCATGTCCAGTGATGAGAGAAATCAG ATTTCTGCTAGAGCTTTGATGCCTCCTCCCCGGCCGTCCAGCAATTCTCGCCCAAGTTCTGTTCGTGCTCAGTCAAGGTTTGGTCCTTCATCAAGCAAAAATTCCTCAAAAAGCATTGCTGAAATGGCCACATCAAGCGATACATCAAATAGCAGAAGTGGAACTTCCTTCAATACATCAAATAGCAATACATCAAGTGGCAGAAGTGGAACTTCGTTTAAAGCTAGGGGATCCTCTAATTCAACTGCGGGTCAAAGTAGTAATTTGAGCTCCAACTCTGACGCTCATAAACCCCGTAGAAAGAGGAggccaaagaagaaaaagcagCAG GGATGA
- the LOC137731456 gene encoding alpha-mannosidase I MNS4, which translates to MEALKSSLPILSFFLLLSLHSDSFIRAALADGVTPAEAKQLRDEVREMFYHAFNGYMEHAFPLDELRPHSCAGEDSLGGYALTLIDSLDTLALLGDREHFAASVEWIGKTLQFDINKTVSVFETTIRVLGGLLSAHLIASDYSTGMKIPTYDNQLLTLAEDLARRLLPAFDTPSGIPFGSVNLMHGVDEHESKITSTAGGGTLTLEFGVLSRLTKDPIFEQVTKNAVRGLWARRSRLNLVGAHINVFTGEWTQKDAGIGTSIDSFYEYLLKAYLLFGDEEYLFIFQEAYAAAMQHLYNDPWYVEVNMDSAAVVWPLFNSLQAFWPGLQVLAGDIDPAIRTHTAFFSVWKRYGFTPEGFNLATLSVQHGQRSYPLRPELMESTYWLYKATRDPKYLDAGRDMIASLQHSARCSCGYCHISDVEFHKQEDHMESFFLAETVKYLWLLFDLAVGPDNLVENGPYMYIFSTEGHLLPATPEIALVQEHCSYFGAYCNTGNIRNESQASDVPSNSQETYDGSLYGRVRNGIPSDSSLSDSTSISGLIKGVCQGLTHGQKFGISYVSSSRKAPEKSRNQRQSNVAESQSVMIVGSQTSDYSSSDNKNYHEKSLESSDGRPGRNTPQKS; encoded by the exons ATGGAAGCTCTGAAATCTTCACTTCCAATCTTATCATTCTTCTTGTTGCTCTCACTCCATTCCGATTCTTTCATCCGCGCAGCTCTCGCCGACGGTGTCACTCCCGCCGAAGCCAAGCAGCTCCGGGACGAG GTCAGGGAAATGTTTTATCATGCATTCAATGGATATATGGAGCATGCTTTTCCTCTGGATGAGTTAAGGCCTCATTCTTGTGCAGGTGAAGATTCGCTTGGTGGTTATGCCCTAACTTTG ATTGACTCCTTAGACACACTAGCTTTACTTGGTGATCGAGAACACTTCGCCGCCTCTGTTGAATGGATTGGTAAAACACTACAGTTTGATATA AATAAGACGGTATCTGTTTTTGAGACTACCATCCGCGTCCTTGGGGGTTTACTCTCTGCACATCTTATAGCAAGTGATTATTCCACG GGCATGAAAATTCCAACCTATGACAATCAATTACTTACCTTAGCTGAGGATCTTGCCCGGAGATTGTTACCTGCATTTGATACTCCTTCAG GAATTCCTTTTGGATCTGTCAATCTAATGCATGGAGTTGATGAACATGAAAGCAAG ATAACATCGACAGCTGGTGGTGGGACCTTGACTTTGGAATTTGGAGTGCTCAGCCGTTTGACAAAAGATCCCA TTTTTGAACAAGTTACCAAGAATGCAGTGCGTGGACTTTGGGCGCGTCGTTCAAGGCTCAATTTAGTTGGTGCTCACATTAATGTTTTTACAGGTGAATGGACACAGAAG GATGCTGGAATAGGAACTAGTATTGACTCTTTCTATGAGTATCTTCTAAAG GCTTATTTATTGTTTGGAGATGAAGAGTATCTTTTCATATTTCAAGAAGCTTATGCTGCTGCTATGCAGCATCTTTACAATGATCCTTG GTATGTAGAGGTAAATATGGATTCTGCTGCTGTTGTCTGGCCATTATTTAACAGTTTGCAAGCATTCTGGCCCGGACTTCAG GTTTTAGCTGGAGATATTGATCCTGCCATTCGAACTCATACTGCCTTCTTTAGTGTGTGGAAAAGATATGGTTTTACTCCGGAGGGCTTTAATCTTGCTACGCTCAGTGTGCAG CATGGACAAAGAAGTTATCCACTGCGTCCAGAATTAATGGAGAGCACATATTGGCTCTATAAGGCAACTAGAGATCCAAA GTATCTTGATGCTGGACGAGACATGATTGCCAGCTTGCAGCACAGTGCACGATGCTCCTGTGGATATTGTCATATATCAGATGTTGAGTTCCACAAGCAGGAAGATCACATGGAGAGCTTTTTCCTGGCAGAAACG GTTAAATACCTGTGGCTTCTTTTTGATTTGGCTGTGGGACCAGATAACCTTGTTGAAAATGGGCCATACAT GTACATATTTAGTACCGAAGGCCACTTATTGCCTGCAACCCCTGAAATAGCTCTTGTGCAGGAACATTGTTCATATTTTGGGGCTTATTGTAACACTGGCAACATTAGAAATGAATCTCAAGCTTCCGATGTTCCAAGTAATTCTCAAGAAACTTATGATGGTAGCTTATATGGAAGGGTCCGCAATGGAATTCCTTCAGACTCGTCTTTGTCGGATTCTACCTCTATATCAGGATTGATAAAA GGGGTTTGCCAAGGACTAACTCATGGGCAGAAATTTGGTATATCATATGTATCCTCAAGCCGCAAAGCTCCTGAGAAGTCCAGAAACCAAAGACAATCGAACGTTGCTGAGAGCCAGTCAGTGATGATTGTCGGAAGCCAAACTTCTGATTATTCATCATCAGATAACAAGAATTACCATGAGAAATCTCTGGAATCAAGTGACGGAAGACCAGGGAGGAATACACCTCAAAAATCATGA
- the LOC137732444 gene encoding putative pentatricopeptide repeat-containing protein At5g37570: MNHSLLKLVHKCQTLRPLKSIHAHLLVTGSFLSSHLILNKLLRLYSRFGAIDYARKLFDEITQPNSFLWTALIHGHVENRRYEEALSLFSQMHGESVGPLNFTFASVLKALARQSRVQDGEAIYGFVLKFGFGSDLTVQNAVIDLFMRCGKVDVARGVFDQMNEKDVVSWNSMISGYGGNGRVDVARELFDWMPERNTVSWTSMICGCVKSGDMAEARFLFEKMPTKDLVSWNVMISGYTDAGEIGNALSLFEAMPIREVGTWNLMISGLCKAGDIKLAEEFFNIMPNKNVASWTIMMDGYIKSGNITSARSLFDQMPEKNLVSWSTIIGGYAQNGEPRRALEMYKHFKELGVGPDETFVLGIISACSQLGVLGTAESIAGDFLGQSTLSNLQVVTSLIDMYAKCGSIERAVQIFEMARKKDLLCYSTMISAFANHGLGQDAISLFEEMKREGIKPDGICFLSVLSACNHAGLVTEGRRYFKQMTFEHGIHPSVKHYACVVDLLGRGGCLREAYKLILKMPFAAPSAVWGALLAACRVHRNVQLAEVAAAELFKIEPDNSGNYILLSNTYAAAGMWDGVAKVRALIREHGVRKNRGSSWIELGCEIHEFVMGDMSHFGSERIYLVLDLLREDMKLLGYLIDSEQKAELSSSENHTQVQ; the protein is encoded by the coding sequence ATGAATCACTCGCTGCTGAAACTTGTACACAAATGCCAAACTCTTAGACCACTGAAATCCATCCATGCCCATCTCCTAGTCACCGGTTCGTTCCTCTCGTCCCACCTTATCCTCAACAAGCTCCTCAGGTTGTACTCTCGCTTTGGAGCTATCGACTATGCCCGCAAGCTGTTCGATGAAATTACTCAACCAAATTCCTTTCTTTGGACTGCCTTGATTCATGGGCATGTCGAGAATCGTAGATATGAAGAAGCTTTGTCTCTGTTTTCCCAAATGCATGGTGAGTCCGTTGGGCCATTGAATTTTACTTTTGCATCCGTTCTCAAGGCTTTAGCTAGGCAGAGTAGAGTTCAAGATGGGGAAGCAATTTATGGGTTTGTCTTGAAATTTGGATTCGGTTCTGACTTGACCGTTCAAAATGCGGTAATTGACTTGTTTATGAGATGTGGCAAAGTTGATGTCGCTAGGGGTGTATTTGACCAGATGAATGAAAAAGATGTGGTTTCTTGGAATTCGATGATTTCAGGCTATGGAGGTAATGGTAGAGTTGATGTTGCGAGGGAGCTTTTTGATTGGATGCCTGAGAGGAATACAGTTTCATGGACAAGCATGATATGTGGATGTGTGAAGTCTGGGGACATGGCGGAGGCAAGGTTTCTTTTTGAGAAAATGCCAACCAAAGACTTGGTGTCATGGAATGTGATGATTTCTGGGTACACCGATGCCGGTGAAATTGGTAATGCTCTCTCTTTATTTGAAGCAATGCCAATCCGTGAGGTTGGGACTTGGAATCTGATGATTTCGGGGTTATGTAAAGCAGGGGATATCAAACTTGCAGAAGAATTCTTCAATATTATGCCAAATAAGAATGTTGCTTCGTGGACTATAATGATGGATGGTTATATAAAATCTGGCAATATTACTAGTGCGAGGAGCTTATTTGATCAGATGCCCGAGAAGAATTTGGTTTCGTGGTCTACCATAATTGGGGGTTATGCACAAAATGGGGAGCCTCGCAGAGCTTTGGAGATGTATAAACACTTCAAGGAGCTAGGAGTTGGACCAGATGAGACTTTTGTATTGGGAATCATCTCGGCTTGCTCACAATTAGGAGTTCTTGGTACAGCAGAATCCATTGCGGGTGATTTTTTGGGACAATCAACTCTGTCTAATCTGCAAGTGGTCACTAGTTTGATAGACATGTACGCAAAATGTGGGAGCATTGAAAGGGCTGTACAAATATTTGAAATGGCCCGAAAAAAGGATTTGCTTTGTTATAGCACCATGATTTCAGCCTTTGCCAACCATGGACTGGGTCAAGATGCCATTTCTTTGTTTGAGGAGATGAAGAGGGAAGGCATAAAACCAGATGGCATATGTTTTCTTAGCGTTCTGAGTGCTTGTAACCATGCTGGTCTAGTCACTGAGGGCAGGAGGTACTTTAAACAAATGACATTTGAACATGGAATTCATCCTTCTGTGAAACACTATGCATGTGTTGTTGACCTTCTTGGTCGTGGCGGATGCCTCAGAGAAGCGTACAAGCTTATACTTAAGATGCCATTTGCAGCTCCTTCAGCTGTATGGGGCGCTTTACTTGCAGCGTGCAGGGTCCATCGCAATGTCCAACTGGCTGAAGTTGCCGCAGCCGAATTATTCAAGATTGAGCCAGACAATTCTGGCAATTATATTCTGTTATCCAATACCTATGCTGCTGCAGGAATGTGGGATGGCGTGGCAAAAGTAAGAGCGTTGATTAGAGAGCATGGGGTTAGAAAGAATAGAGGGTCGAGCTGGATTGAGTTGGGATGTGAAATCCATGAGTTTGTTATGGGAGATATGTCACATTTTGGTTCAGAAAGGATATACCTTGTACTGGATTTGCTTAGGGAAGATATGAAGCTTCTGGGTTATTTAATCGACAGCGAACAGAAAGCAGAATTGTCAAGCTCTGAAAACCATACACAGGTTCAGTAG
- the LOC137731970 gene encoding auxin-induced protein 22D-like has protein sequence MEGKAHENDLNLKATELTLGLPGRDEISDLPNQTKKRSPPADLKNEEGNPDAKNAQKGTAPPAKEQIVGWPPIRSYRKNSLQVNKNTEAETAAGIYVKVSMDGAPYLRKIDLRVYKCYPELLKALEVMFKFTIGQYSEREGYKGSEYAPTYEDKDGDWMLVGDVPWDMFMSSCKKLRIMKGSEARGLGCGV, from the exons ATGGAAGGCAAGGCTCATGAGAATGATCTCAACCTCAAGGCAACAGAGCTGACACTAGGGTTGCCAGGGAGAGATGAAATTAGTGACCTTCCTAATCAAACCAAGAAGAGATCACCGCCAGCTGatttaaaaaatgaagaaggaaaccCTGATGCTAAAAATGCCCAAAAGGGAACTGCTCCTCCTGCAAA GGAACAAATAGTGGGGTGGCCACCAATCAGATCTTATAGGAAGAACAGCCTCCAGGTAAATAAGAATACTGAGGCTGAAACTGCTGCTGGGATTTATGTGAAAGTAAGCATGGATGGAGCACCTTACCTCAGAAAGATTGACCTTAGGGTTTACAAATGCTACCCAGAACTCCTCAAGGCCTTAGAAGTCATGTTTAAGTTTACTATAGGCCAATACTCTGAGAGGGAAGGCTACAAAGGATCAGAATATGCACCTACTTATGAGGACAAAGATGGTGATTGGATGCTGGTTGGAGATGTTCCATGGGA TATGTTCATGTCATCCTGCAAGAAGTTGAGAATCATGAAAGGGTCAGAAGCCAGAGGCTTGGGGTGTGGTGTATGA